TCTGAGCACTCCAGATTTGTCACACTAATATCGAGCGCTGTTGAAAAAGAGGTGCCTCGTCCATTTTTTTCCAAGGTCTTCACTCTGACAGATCTCTACCAGCTGACACACTGCATGGCTACAAATAATCTGAGATTTAATCACTTTTAAATCTCTCTCGCTGTAATTCACTTCTGTCTTCCTCCTTCCTGTCTTCCGCTCCCTTCATCTTCTATTTGTCTCTGTAGGTGCTCATTTCAATCCAGCGGTGACTCTGAGTTTCTGTGTGTTGGGCCAGGTCCCCTGGAGAAAGCTGGTGCCCTACTGCCTCTCCCAGGTGCTGGGGGCTTATCTGGCATCAGGGCTCGTCTACTTGGTCTACTATGGTTTGTCTGCCTGGCACTTCATCATTGACATACAGACAGGGTGATAAATTAAAGAAAACTTCTGACTATGAGTGgagaaatataataaaaacagaagcTTTGTACACATTTGCTATATtccctctgtttctgtctcagatGCCATAATGGAGTTTAGTGGAGGAGTATTGACTGTCTATGGCCCAAATGAGACCGCGTCTATATTTGCCACATATCCCTCAGAGTACATAACTTTGGGTAGAAGTTTCCTTGACCAGGTTAGTGGGGGAATTTGTGTAAACTTTAATTCTTACTTTAACAGCTGTTCCTTTTTTGAACtcatttatttacacatttcaTTAGGTAGTGGGCACTGGCATGCTGATGTTGTGCATACTGTCTTTGGAAGAGAAGAGGAACACCCCGGCTCCCTCAGAGCTGATTCCTCCTATAGTGGCAGTGATCGTCCTGGGGATCTCTATGTCAATGTCAGCCAACTGTGGTGCTGCAATAAACCCTGCTCGGGACCTGGGGCCCCGCCTCTTAACACTGACTGCAGGCTGGGGCACTGAGGTCTTTACGTAAGTATCTTATCTCACATAAAGAGCGTATATGACAGCACTTAACACATACAACTTTCAAAGCTGATAACTCTAGAATGCACATTCATTATCAATACTTTAGCGGCTTGCTGATAAAGCTACAAAATTCATTCAAACTGttataatgacattttgattGTTTGCCATTTCACACCTTTCACCTTGTGTTTCTTAGAAAATGTGTCAGAGTTTATGAGCTGTTTTCTGCAGGATCAAAGGAACATAAAGTGTGCTTGTTTCAAACATCTGATTAGTGTTTATCCCGTGATGTGTGATCTGTGTGATCTGTGGCTCCACAGCTGTTTAATACACTTTGTGCTTGATCTAAtctatttaaagctatagtgcgtaatTTCTGTCGccaccatgaggaattctaagtaatgagtgtgtccacatgatacaagccttatgtgatctctctcttttttttaatggctgtTGAAAGTATTTTTTGATTTATGGAGTGATAAAAAGAGATATCCAAAAATCCCTCAGTAAAAACCTTTGACTcgaatatgtcaacaaaatgaaacaagaatTGAGCGTGGCTTTATCCAATGATCAGATTTCTGTTCTATTctggaaatgtatgcaaattagcacatatttaattagataatgcctaatttgcatatttaaatataACATTTCAGAGAagttgtaatacaaaaaattaaTTTCTTATATGCAAGTAATCAACTTGGCAAGTCTGAAATCAGTTTGTTAAACATTTgaccctattcacctgtagtgtctcccgTTACATAATAGATTATAGCCCACTAGGGGGCAGAATAACTCCAAAACATACTGGAAAAACACACATCTCTGACATATGGCCTTATAAAGCTGTTATGAGTAACATGTTAAGAAATAATTGCATatatacttacacacacagcagataGAGAGCAACAATATAACCCATCAgtgttgtgtttctggccacctgacaGGTGCAAGTCGTTTAGTTAACTGCAAAAGATAGCAGCTTACTAATATTCAACTTTCATTAACAGCAAGTCAGTAATTTGTTCTGTAACTTTGTTTGGTGCCGGACAGGTAGTGTACAATATCTgagttttttttgctgaaaatgGCTGCTTCTGCCTCTGGAAATACAGTGACATTGAAACCATTAACTTTGCTATAATGAAACCATTAACTGTGCTGTAATGAAACCATTAACTGTGCCATAATTAAATCATTAACTATGCCATAAAACGAAACCATTGAGCTAAAAGAGGCAAAAAAAGATCAGTAGAGCTGCAGAGTTGGGCAATAACTTTCTGCAGGTTCATCAGCAAACCCTTTCTTATTACACATTCAGTgtcaatataaaaaatattgaaaaaagccGCTTTAAGTAAACTGTCATCTGAACTCCTTTCTTTTTGCTCTCCAGGTGTTACAACTACTGGTTCTGGGTGCCACTGGTGGCCCCACTTATTGGAGGTATTATAGGTACTTTCACATATTTGTTCTTCATCCACTGGCACCTGCCTGACCCAGACCCTCCTGAGagactctcctctctctccactaTCAGTGACAAAATCAAGCAGCCCTGCACAATGTGGAACAATGGAGTAGAGTTAAAGGCTGCATGAAAATATGTTGTCATGAGTCTTATGAGTTTTAGACAGTAATCTGTTTGTGAATTATGTTTGAGAAAGCAGAGTTTGAATACCTGAGTTTAGCCACTGTTAAGATGCATACATCTCTGGGAGAAataagggactgttcgttatttattttagGGGCCACCGGAAAAGCTTTGGAGTCTTTAGTCATAATAGACCTGATCCTTCCTTCACCAGCAATACATTCTGGATGATCCTCCAAAATGATATGGAAAAAAGGTATGACACTGCCCAACAATTTATTGAGATTTTCTATACTGGTTTGTGTTTGGCAAAGATGTACAGACATCCATTGTTTTCTTACAGCCATGACATATGTGGCTAAACCTCTGCTTTTTCATCTTACGCATCCCACTCCTCAGttatggtggccatttcagtagatttactcactaacattgttgtggaaacacaataagcatggaaactaaatgtaaATGCACATTTCCtgtattactgcattacttcgattactaagttactcctctagtaaactagtattcacatgaaataaaacaataaaacattgagaccacaCTGCACTacaaagcacactgggtaataagaaattcaacactggttgctatggactcgtcacgaggcttcctcagtcattgtacattttagcataggtaaagctgccggagctgaacattatccaaaactccatATCTCAGACGAGCgtcaatttgggagcttgcatgctaccactccttccttctcaaatgccttgaaaaggTTGTtgtttgcacaatttcacaaataatcactGTGACCGAAAGGATATTTGAGTGGATAAATATGctccaaacaagccactttgaaatgttgctgttctcatgaatacaaaagttgggtgaccctccccccAGACAAAAcaattggatgaccctcccatcaacaaagaataaaaagacatgactcTCCCCtatttcctccggtggtccattccataaataccgaacggtccctaacCACTCAAAATGCCTAT
This window of the Perca flavescens isolate YP-PL-M2 chromosome 6, PFLA_1.0, whole genome shotgun sequence genome carries:
- the aqp10a gene encoding aquaporin-10a; this translates as MLNRRVGRVRNALVRECMAEFLGTFVLLLFGCSAAAQVKTSRETKGQFLSVNMAFSVGVMSAMYLTKNISGAHFNPAVTLSFCVLGQVPWRKLVPYCLSQVLGAYLASGLVYLVYYDAIMEFSGGVLTVYGPNETASIFATYPSEYITLGRSFLDQVVGTGMLMLCILSLEEKRNTPAPSELIPPIVAVIVLGISMSMSANCGAAINPARDLGPRLLTLTAGWGTEVFTCYNYWFWVPLVAPLIGGIIGTFTYLFFIHWHLPDPDPPERLSSLSTISDKIKQPCTMWNNGVELKAA